The genomic region AAATAGTCGATACAATAAATGtatgaaaataatgcatttaaaatcAAAGACTCCAAAAGAAGATACTATTAAAATGCGATCAATAATAACAATTTGTTCACTGCGAAACCTGGCTTCTGACCAaaacatatacatatgtatatataataagtaCGCACATCACTACAGCCACTTGACACAGTTTTTCGTCTATGAAAGTCAATGATTCGTGTCCCTTTTGTCACGATTAGATAATGAATAGGTCCCCTGACTCTATTTCAGTCGTATGAAGTATGCCTTATCTTTCATTTGAACTTTTAATGAGGCTTTTGTACACTGCGATTTCTTTAATACCAATATATAATCAAATATAACGTGAACGCCGACGGtcattttcgtttattttgtttttttggatGGTCAGGTGAGTCGGGTTCTTTCTCCCTCTCTTTGTATTTTTGTATGATGCAGCCGGTAGACGTATTGGACTAGACCTTGAGGTCTTTTGTCAATAATAGACACTTTGTGTGATTATCTAACTAAATTTTTAATATTATGTGTTATATGTACATCACAAGTCATAGTACAAATATTACTCACAAAATGGTTAGCTGTATGGGTTGATCAATTGCAACGAAATACtaaaattaatacatacattggaaaacattttaaaaacaattgttaaGATGGGCGATATATAATGAAACATAACCAAtacaataaacaacacaatatatttCGTAGTTTAACACGTAAATAATTGCTTACATCTTTTGCTTACGTGAGCAAAGTAAAGCGGCACCTCCTAAATTAGTTATACAGTGAATGTAATCAgagcttttttaaaaataaaactgttttcatttcagaaAATCAAACGATATAACATGCCGCTGTTAGTTGCCATATTGGCAGTCGCTTTGACAAGTATTACAAGTGTTCGATGCGACTATGCCTGTATATGCAGTTACTTGCCGGACATCGTTGTCTACAGTAgcgtaagtttaaaaaaaacactctgtACTTGCAAACACAGTCgttttttttgacattttcgGATATAACTCATTTAGTACGATAGACATGTTGCAATTTGGAAAAGCTCTTTTGATAAATAATGATTTTGTAAACCGTCATATTTGTTTTAATCCAAATGTCTTAAATTTTGTGCACTGGTAATTGAAGATCATGTTCTCATCAAAGAAGCGGTCCCATTTCGGCATGATAACGTATGAGCATGCGCGTGTCTTCGCAATTACATCTGCCATGAGTTCCtccttcattttattttattttgtcattgtGATTGAATACACAGATTGCATTGCTATTAATTATCATCGTGAATGAAAAAAGGGAACGGGCACGTATACGTACACAGTCcatcatttgtgtcttgttctgagaaaattggggttaatgcatgtgcgttaagtgtcgtcccggattagcctgtcagttttctcagaacgcgactcatttcagCCTGATAACTCCAGCTCCTCGCTCGGTCACATGTTCGAGTTTGACTGCAAGGCGACCGGTCCTGTCAGCGGCGTTGATGCATGGTTATCTGTGCAGATTCAGAATCAGGTTAACATCTATACTTAAATAAATAGTTCCTCGGCATAACTTTCTTTACGTCATAGTGAAATGAATCATCGCAATTGCCTATTGAATACGTACGCTATCAACGATGTAAACTTTAGATACCGAATTTGATTCCGAAGAAATGACATCAACAAGTACTAACGAGTACATCAAATGTCAACACGCATTGTTTCTATCATAGAACAGGCTACAATTTACAATGATACAATTTTTACAATACTCGTAAGGGAAATGTTCTCGATCAGCTAAACTAAATACTTTAAACTTTGACAAAGTGTATGTACCATAACCATAATTTGTTTGGTTGCATTTCGCCTGTAAGTATATTTAATGAATGCATTCATTATAATATATGAACAAAACGAACCACTTTGTCACTATGCATGCTGGTAATTCAAGCAACAAAGTCACTGCTGCAAGACACCATAATTACAAACAAATTGACTAATGAACAATTCAGTCAAATAAAACAGCCTGCCAGAGAACTTTCATTAAGAAcgttaatttaaattgaattaaatactatttgtatgcaatttgtagGTAGGGTACATTCAGGCAGTAGACAACTTGCAACAGCAGAACTGTCCAGGAAGTATTTCCACCAGCGATATTGGTAGGTGTTCAAAATAAGTACAAAATAAAGTCGTTTTAATAGAACATGTATTTGTTGAATATGGCATCGTGTAAACTAAATGCATCACAATCACTAACGAAATACAAGAACGACGTTTGCCTAAAAATATACCCTAGCAAAGTGTATACTGAAATCACCCCGTATGTGATCGGTCGATTGGTTGGTTTATTTTGCACATGTTTACTTTGTGTAGCGACCTAGTCTCTACATATTAAATTCGTTGAATGTTAAATACGTGCGGATGtttgattacatgtatatgaaacatAATGTTTTATAAACTTACCGATATTTATTGAAGATGAATTTGTATTTCATAATTGTTTCAGTAACGACATCGACACCAGTCACCACCACGAACGCTGAACACTCGTCAGCGAGTCATCATACAAAGAGTACAACTCCCCCTACAGCCACAATGTCCACTGAAACTGAAACGGATCGGACGGTGACAAGTCCGCCGATGCCAACGTCAACAGAAGAAACAACTACCGAGTCAACGATGCCTTCAATGTCCACCACAGCAACACCGCCTACAACTACGACGGAACAAATAGTGACGACAACTTCTCCACCAACGACATCGTTTTATGTACAAACGGGAACAAGCATGTCGCCAAGCCCTGTTCTAGGAGGTATGATTCTTTATAGAGTTACCATGGCAATTAATTCAAGGATCCCAACACTAATGTCATCGAAATGAACTATCCcttgacaatatatttttttaacgcATTATCGACCCGATATCATGTGAAGATATTTTTAGGTTATTATCTATATGCTATTAACATATTATAGAAGGCGAAGCCACGGTTTAACATTgtctaattatttaaacatagttcAATACGGCTGCGCACCAGCATTCTTCTCGCATGCTACCCTGCACCATGGTAAGCTGTTCACAATTGGTCAGACGTGCTTCGAGCTTGTAACGGAGACGAGGACATGGTCCAGTGCTGAAAGTGACTGCAAAAATCGTGGCGGACATTTAGTCCACATTGAAAACGACGATCAGCAGAACAAAATCTACCAAATCGTGAGACAGTATCATGGTAACGATGTTTGGATTGGGCTCAACGATAAGGTTACCGAAGAACATTTCGTTTGGTCTTCAGGTAGGACTAACTTTTAATTGAGCTCAATCGATACGCCATTAATTTCAtatacattgtgtttttttttacataaacaaggactagtacacttcaacaccgttatttcgaacaccaaTAACCCGAAGTcatcgttatttcgaagtatttttcgggtccaaTTTTAATGTTCATCCGAACtttgttaaaccgaagaaatcgttaattcgaagtgattctgtcggtcccaacactataattcgcacctaattatcaatctttaatccgaagtgtattctattaattatttataaaactacatatgtacattgttgtttttttggcttAATATATATCTATTTGCTTATGACTTAAGGACATGCTGTAAACTATACGCACTGGTATCCTGGTCGCAAAACGTCCGTACCATTAATCGAAGAAGACTGTGTTGCAATGTGGATGACGCATGGTGGACAATGGGAGGACGTGCGTTGTGATGGATTCTTATCGAACGACTACGGATACGTTTGTGAATTCGGTATTTATACAATTACGAAATTATTTGGTGAAGCAATACGTGCATGAAAAATATCTTGAGCCAAATCACGTTTAGGTTgttgattatttatttgttttgcaaatatatttttctCAACTACACAATGAAAAAATACGACTTAATGAttgttatgtatttgttttttgtgttcAATTAAACCCAAAATATGATACATTTATGATTGTCTTATTACTCACGATCTAGAAGAAGGTTATCATATCTTTATTGCTATAGTTTATTGGTTTTATAAAACGTATACATGCATAATATGACGGTTGAGTTGAATTGGTAGGTAATAAAAACACACCATATTATGATATAAACCTCATTGTTTTAGTAAACATTTTAATGTGATTTCATCCAGTTTCCAATGGATTGTATCTGCATATATTATAACGTCATCTTGAATCAGACTAGTAGTTTTTTACATTTAATGCGTTCTTTTGTATtacttaacattttgttttatttattggatgCATGTCGAATTTGATCCGCCTCCGTATGTTTTGCAGATGCAGttgtttcaacaacaacaactagcAATCCAGACACTTTGATGAACACGGATGGTATGTATAAGTATGTACTACAGTAGCAGTATTAACTATTTGCTAAATCTGTAAATATATTGGAATTACAATCTTGTGTATAATATACACAATTATCATGTCACATCTAGGCAACACGCAGTCGTGTCCCCACATGACTACTTCAATTGTTGCACAATTTGGTAAAAGCTGTTACGCATTGTACCGCGACGTCGAGGTTTGGAGTCACGCTGAGCAGACGTGTAGACTGAGTGGAGGTCATCTTGTTCACATCAACGACGCCCAGGAGCAGCAGTACATAGCGTTGTTCATTAGGAGACATAACCAAACAACACCTGCTTGGATTGGACTCAGCGACAGATCTGTTGAGGGGCGATTTGTTTGGACTGACGGTTAGCAAACTCATTGTAGTTCTTATTCTGGTTCTATTCTGGAACATTCACCTTTGATATCTGATACATATATCGTATAATTATTAAGGGGAAATCAACAGTTGAACCCAATATCGAAACACAATTTGCGTCAAGTTCCTAAAAATATAAATAGCGAACTAGGCTGGAAGCCGTTACATATTTAAGTTAATACAATTAATATCATACGCATTTAAGTAATGAAACATTTCTGTATTGATTTGCCATAACAATTGAAACAGAACAAACTTCATTAATATTGTATAGTTTTTGTTTCCtcaaaaactaaacattttaGCGAAGTTTACAACGCTACTGGCTGATTAATATTGTGCATTATTGATTGTCAATATGTCCAAGAAAAATCCCATAAAGGCAGTGTGTGAGATACAATAATTAAACTCAGGTGTGGCGGCCGCCTATACAAACTGGTTGCCAGGACGAGTGACGCATGGTAGTGACGAGGACTGTGTGGCGTTGTTGCCTAGCAACGATGGGGCTTGGGACGATTTCAGCTGTGGACGAACCAATTTCTTCGGCAGTGACGTAGGCGAACAACACAACCCCTTGTGCGAATATGGTACTAATGAAATCGCAcagtcatatatttatatactctTTAATCCGATATCCCTTGCACATTCAATACCTAAAAAGTatctatatttaattattttgcatgCGTAACCAACATGATATTATCTGTTCAATGATTATATTTTGTTTCGTTTGGAAAGGTTTTTTACACAGTGACACAGCTGAATCATGCAGAATATGGATTTGTTATAAGTGTTACAGAACTATCAGAGAACTTAATTTAACGTGGTCGAACTATAATTTGCATCCGTAGgtttcatatttaatatttaaactttttataaTCTTTACATTTCAGCAAACTCTATTGCGTCGGTGCTTGTTGGCTAAAGAACAACTATCGAGCCAAACAATTTGATAAATGATGTTGCTTGGACAGCATCATAATCGTCGTTATTGtaatcgtcatcatcgtcattgtaATGGTTATCGTTTTCACCATCAAGATATCCATCATTTATTGATACCTGCACACAACAAACCAGAATTATTTCTGTTAATTAATGAAATTGACCCTGCTTCTCAAACCGAATCTTTCACTATTAAAAGCGGAATTCACGTCGGAAGTTGCTTGTGTTTTATAATCTGATTTTGCGTTTGTACGTGCTTTAATTTGCATTGTTTTGGTTGATTGAACCCAGAACTATTTCTTCCGGACCATAGCAGCAGACTTGTATACATTCCCTGACAGCACTACGCATTACAATCTCTATATTTAGACATAACGCATCGCACATGTATGCGATTCAAATACGCAGAAAATAACCATGGCGTATGAATACAGGTGATGGTAACTTAATAGTTATGTGACAAGTATGTGACTCGAAACCTTGATCCCCTTGATGAGTATCCGCAACTGTAACAATTTATATATTAAGTTCTAAATATACAAGGTATATTAGAGGAACACTTTTATGTTGTAATACTGCAGACCAAAAGATAAAAGTTTTCTGGGCATAACatgttggattttttttatttcgttacAGTTCCGATAAAACCTGAAGATCAATTACCGATATACAGATCACTATGACCGGTGTTAACACGATGGAATAGTTGAAAGATATTGTTCGACTTTGTTGGTCCgagtatataccgtcttttcgttttttGTTTGGCATTCGTCACAACGAAACATAAAAATCAAagcatattagttcatattccgatttccTTATAACCgaatcaaaaacaaaatatgaaaaccaAATTTACTTTCTATATCTTGTTTGTTgtacaaattataaaacaaaacaccgaAACGTATGAATTAATATGCGTTGATTTTCGTTTTTCACAGTCACATGACCGGTGAAGGGTCACGTGATACGAGGAGACTGTCATACACCCAGGGTAGCTCGAGTCCCTCGTTCCTGTTAAGTGAAATTGTCTTTCAATTAACTGTTTACACGACAATGAAGAATGATTGAGTAAGTTCTCGTACTCAGAGCTGGTTTGTTTACCTTGGAATTTTCGAAAATATCACATCTTCTTCATCAGCTGTTTACTGGCTAACTGACGTCACAGTCACATGACCGGTGAAGGGTC from Dreissena polymorpha isolate Duluth1 chromosome 5, UMN_Dpol_1.0, whole genome shotgun sequence harbors:
- the LOC127882472 gene encoding macrophage mannose receptor 1-like isoform X5 — encoded protein: MPLLVAILAVALTSITSVRCDYACICSYLPDIVVYSSPDNSSSSLGHMFEFDCKATGPVSGVDAWLSVQIQNQVGYIQAVDNLQQQNCPGSISTSDIVTTSTPVTTTNAEHSSASHHTKSTTPPTATMSTETETDRTVTSPPMPTSTEETTTESTMPSMSTTATPPTTTTEQIVTTTSPPTTSFYVQTGTSMSPSPVLGVQYGCAPAFFSHATLHHGKLFTIGQTCFELVTETRTWSSAESDCKNRGGHLVHIENDDQQNKIYQIVRQYHGNDVWIGLNDKVTEEHFVWSSGHAVNYTHWYPGRKTSVPLIEEDCVAMWMTHGGQWEDVRCDGFLSNDYGYVCEFDAVVSTTTTSNPDTLMNTDGNTQLCPHRTTSIVAQFGKSCYALYRDVEVWSHAEQTCRLSGGHLVHINDAQEQQYIERFMRRHNQTIPAWIGLSDRSVEGQFVWIDGVAAAYTNWLPGRVTHGSDEDCVALLPSNDGAWDDFSCGRTDFFGSDVGEQHHPLCEYANSIASVLVG
- the LOC127882472 gene encoding macrophage mannose receptor 1-like isoform X1, which produces MPLLVAILAVALTSITSVRCDYACICSYLPDIVVYSSPDNSSSSLGHMFEFDCKATGPVSGVDAWLSVQIQNQVGYIQAVDNLQQQNCPGSISTSDIVTTSTPVTTTNAEHSSASHHTKSTTPPTATMSTETETDRTVTSPPMPTSTEETTTESTMPSMSTTATPPTTTTEQIVTTTSPPTTSFYVQTGTSMSPSPVLGVQYGCAPAFFSHATLHHGKLFTIGQTCFELVTETRTWSSAESDCKNRGGHLVHIENDDQQNKIYQIVRQYHGNDVWIGLNDKVTEEHFVWSSGHAVNYTHWYPGRKTSVPLIEEDCVAMWMTHGGQWEDVRCDGFLSNDYGYVCEFDAVVSTTTTSNPDTLMNTDGNTQSCPHMTTSIVAQFGKSCYALYRDVEVWSHAEQTCRLSGGHLVHINDAQEQQYIALFIRRHNQTTPAWIGLSDRSVEGRFVWTDGVAAAYTNWLPGRVTHGSDEDCVALLPSNDGAWDDFSCGRTNFFGSDVGEQHNPLCEYANSIASVLVG
- the LOC127882472 gene encoding macrophage mannose receptor 1-like isoform X2; amino-acid sequence: MPLLVAILAVALTSITSVRCDYACICSYLPDIVVYSSPDNSSSSLGHMFEFDCKATGPVSGVDAWLSVQIQNQVGYIQAVDNLQQQNCPGSISTSDIVTTSTPVTTTNAEHSSASHHTKSTTPPTATMSTETETDRTVTSPPMPTSTEETTTESTMPSMSTTATPPTTTTEQIVTTTSPPTTSFYVQTGTSMSPSPVLGVQYGCAPAFFSHATLHHGKLFTIGQTCFELVTETRTWSSAESDCKNRGGHLVHIENDDQQNKIYQIVRQYHGNDVWIGLNDKVTEEHFVWSSGHAVNYTHWYPGRKTSVPLIEEDCVAMWMTHGGQWEDVRCDGFLSNDYGYVCEFDAVVSTTTTSNPDTLMNTDGNTQSCPHMTTSIVAQFGKSCYALYRDVEVWSHAEQTCRLSGGHLVHINDAQEQQYIALFIRRHNQTTPAWIGLSDRSVEGRFVWTDGVAAAYTNWLPGRVTHGSDEDCVALLPSNDGAWDDFSCGRTNFFGSDVGEQHNPLCEYANSIASVLVG
- the LOC127882472 gene encoding macrophage mannose receptor 1-like isoform X3, which encodes MPLLVAILAVALTSITSVRCDYACICSYLPDIVVYSSPDNSSSSLGHMFEFDCKATGPVSGVDAWLSVQIQNQVGYIQAVDNLQQQNCPGSISTSDIVTTSTPVTTTNAEHSSASHHTKSTTPPTATMSTETETDRTVTSPPMPTSTEETTTESTMPSMSTTATPPTTTTEQIVTTTSPPTTSFYVQTGTSMSPSPVLGVQYGCAPAFFSHATLHHGKLFTIGQTCFELVTETRTWSSAESDCKNRGGHLVHIENDDQQNKIYQIVRQYHGNDVWIGLNDKVTEEHFVWSSGHAVNYTHWYPGRKTSVPLIEEDCVAMWMTHGGQWEDVRCDGFLSNDYGYVCEFDAVVSTTTTSNPDTLMNTDGNTQSCPHMTTSIVAQFGKSCYALYRDVEVWSHAEQTCRLSGGHLVHINDAQEQQYIERFMRRHNQTIPAWIGLSDRSVEGQFVWIDGVAAAYTNWLPGRVTHGSDEDCVALLPSNDGAWDDFSCGRTDFFGSDVGEQHHPLCEYANSIASVLVG